tttaaacttaacTTATGAATGGGTAAtgtgtttacatatatttacGTAGTTCAACgtattaagaatataaaaagacaTACAGTTGAAAGGCTCTCTCTTACTCTTGAACCCTACCCTCTCTTCCTAGGAAGCAAGCAATGTCACCATTTTAGAATGTATCCTTCCAGAGATAGTCTATATAAAGAAATACCTCTATAAAGAATACCTAGTTCTTTCTTCCCagccttttacttttttcaaaaggGGGATCCTCTTATATGGAACATCCgcagttttgtgtgtttgtttttattcttttcttaaatgaaagTATGGTTGACCcacaatgttacatcagtttcaggtgtacaacacagtgattcagcaTCTCTCTATGTTATGCTGTCCTCACCACAGGGTAGCTCCCATCGGTCACCATACAACACTTTAACAATATcagtgactatattccctgtgctgtactttttaCCCCCATGCCTTATTCTgtcctcatttatttttacagcTCTGCTCTATGATGTTTCCAAAGGCCCTTATCCAGTTTGCTATTAGTGAACTTTCAGGCTGGTTTCAGTGACTCCCCGTGCTGCAGTGAGAAGGCTTGTAGATAAGCCCATAGTCCTCGAAGCTCCCGGGGCTCCTCATACATACTCctcaggaattcttttttttcccccctcaggaaTTCTTAAGCAGGGGTTTGGGACCCCTTAGAAGTCAGCAGACAGAGGATTCGGGGAGATAAACTCCAGAACCCTGGAaaattggaaggaaagaaattttccatctttatttgCACTAACCCCTATTGAACATTTCCCTCCACTGTAAATAGAGGCAACAAACTTCTGGTACTTGTCAGCAGTATCTGTAGCTCTCTCCCATGATGAACGGTATTTTGAAATATCGTCTACATTCATTCATACGTCATTGTGGTAGTAAAGGAAAACGTTTCTCTACTTAATGAcccttctgacaccaaatgtgtgcgTCAACCAATTTTCCAACTCTCTTGACACCAACTTGGTGTTCTGTAATTTTAATCAATTCTGATCGTAACTACCTGGAGTTAGTGTCAGACTCCCCAagtttaagggctcagtcccacaagactgctctcacttcagatgccagttacAGTCATGGGTCGCCAGGGTGCCTACGCTTCTGTCCAACTTGGCTACAACGGGCGGGGTTCCCAACCTCCCTCCTCAGGTTGGGTAATTGGCTAGacaaaacttggaaataataaCTACAAGATAATTGGGTGACAAAACTTGGAAATATTTACTTACACTGaccagtttattacaaaggatattacacaggtacagatgaacagccaggtCAAGGGGCACATAGGGCAAGGTCTGGAAGGCTTCTGAGCCCAGGAGCgtctgtccctgtggagttggggtgGGCCACCCTCCAAGCATGTGGATGCATCCACCAACCTCTGAACCCATAGTTTAGAgatttttatggagacttcatcaCACAGTCATGATTGATTATTAGCTCAAtctccagccctctcccctctgtggaggatgggggatgggactgaaagttccaagcttctaaacagggcttggtctttctggtgaccagcccccatcttgatctatccaggagcccacccagagtcgcCTCTTTAGACCAAAAATGCTCCTCTCAcctggaaattccaagggattggGAGTCCTGCAGACACTCCTATCACCTATCCAATCTTTGGGGGGGTATCTACCCAGGAGGGGAATCGATGCACTatgtggtagttctatgtttaatctTTGAGGAATATGTATTCGTTTTTATGCACGTAAAGATTATCCCGAGATGAGTAGCACAGCCCAGGCCCGTACAGACACTTTGTTTTGCAGGCCTGTCTTGGCCACTAGATGGGGAACTTCTCAACAAGGGCTGCCCTGCGCCTTCCGCCCCCTCAGTGAGTCTCCCGTGGTAGAGTAAATGCATTCAGTGCCCGGTGGGCGCCCTGCGTGCCCGCCACTGGCGATGTGCAGGCGACACAAAGGTGCAGAAGGTACCCTCAAGGAACTCGGCCTAAAGGGACAGTTACGCCTGAGGATGACTGATTAAAGGCGCCCCAACTCCTGCCTGTGCCGCTTCCTAGATGTATGACCCGAGGCAAGTAACCTTCCTTGGCCCCAGCTTCCCCACCCTGAAATGATTTACAGTCAACTGCCATCACGGAAATACAGCGTAGCctttagcccagtgcctggcccgCGCTGGGCACGCAACAGTTTTGTTCGGGTCAGCCGCGGTGGCAAGACAAGCCCGGTGGGCGACCCGCCTGAGCGCCTCTGGCCGGTGCTTGCTGGGGAGCGGTCGGGCGGGCCTCTCGCGCCCCGGACCCCTCCACGCCGGCGCGGGAGCGCCCAGGGAGTGCACCGAACGCTGTCCCCCCGGCTGGCGCCGCGTCCCCGCCCCCGGGCACCGTCCTGCCTCCCCGGGCTGCGTCGCCGGCCCTCCGCTGGGTGCAGCCCCGGGTGGCCGGAGCTCCGCCAGCGGGGTGCGGGACGAGGCCGCGGCCGGCTGGTCCTCCGCGCCGGCGGGAGGCGCTCGTCCGGATTCGGCCGGGGGCGGCGCTCCGGCCGGGCTCCTCTCGGCGGCGGCGCACGGCCGTCCCTCCGTCCGCAGGGCGGGGACGCGGCGACGGTGGCGGCGGCTCCGTGTCGCCGGAGCCGAAGCGCGCAGGCCCGTCCCGGCGGtcggggggcgggcggggcggggcgggggcgccaTGTGGTTCATGTACGTGCTGAGCTGGCTTTCGCTCTTCATCCAGGTGGCCTTCATCACGCTGGCCGTCGGTGAGAGTGCGCGACCCGGGTCCGCGCGGGCTCCTCTCCCGGCATCTGTGCTGGCCGGGGGTCGCATCACGAAGGCGGTCGCATCACGGGGGACTACTGTCCGGTGCTCCCGGCCTTCGCATCCCTCCCCTTTCCTGTCCCGCCGGATCCTGCCCCCTCTTGCTGACCCCAGCAGCCCCGTGGGACCGCGGGTCCTTCCCCGTGTCACTAAATCCGCCCCGGCACCGCCTGGGAGTGGCTGACCGAAGTGCCCCTTGCCCGAGCTCGCGCACCGCCAACCGCTGCCGTGCCCACCCTCGCGGGCCTATCGCGCTGAACTTTTCCCGGACACTTATCCCCGCCCTTTCGCTTCTGGCCCTTCGTACTGCCTACTCTCTCGGAGTTTGACACGCTTTTCCCTTCTGGCTAGTTCCTACTCTTGCTCTCTGCTGAGATCTCACCTCTTCCGGGAGGCTCTCCTTATGGGGTTTGGTGGTGCCCTGTCCTTTCTCTGAAGTAGCACTTGTCACACTGGGCTCGTCTGACgcctctccctacccccacttACCCGCGCTGGGTCAGGGAAGGGACCTTG
Above is a window of Halichoerus grypus chromosome 10, mHalGry1.hap1.1, whole genome shotgun sequence DNA encoding:
- the TEX261 gene encoding protein TEX261 isoform X1; translation: MIYSQLPSRKYSVAFSPVPGPRWARNSFVRVSRGGKTSPVGDPPERLWPVLAGERSGGPLAPRTPPRRRGSAQGVHRTLSPRLAPRPRPRAPSCLPGLRRRPSAGCSPGWPELRQRGAGRGRGRLVLRAGGRRSSGFGRGRRSGRAPLGGGARPSLRPQGGDAATVAAAPCRRSRSAQVAFITLAVAAGLYYLAELIEEYTVATSRIIKYMIWPLRRTTKNLPKNSFEYLS